Within the Cydia pomonella isolate Wapato2018A chromosome 3, ilCydPomo1, whole genome shotgun sequence genome, the region ccgacatctgtaaaatttctaccgctttatgctttaaaagttgaatgtccaattcattcttaatgtattctatgtatttaatgaaaggtactgcaattggtttcagtATTATTAACCACTTAAACCCACCGTTTTTTGCTTCGatcatgggatgtatggtggcagtaattttcaaactaaataaaatcaatgaaaaattcaACGTAAGCAGTTCTTTGggtcttgtttatggtaaaacgttgccagcgattaaaaactgatggtaaatacttgttttacaggatttgtctatgccatcccattactggtgcctgttctatcataggggtgtttactatatagaCCAATGGCCGAATCTTGCCACATCGATCACAGATGTGTCTAGACTCCTGGGGTGGTCCAGCAGCTCTGCAAACTCGTAAGCTATAGCTTACCCGTTTTGTTCTACTATTATTGCCAGTGACAGTAGATATTAAAACTAAGTTCCATGACATGATAAAGAAATTACCTAAATCGGTATCTTAGAATCTTGTTCTAATAACCTAGTTTTTGCTGGCTACTGGAATTCGTTACCGTTACGGTTCATTGCAGTTGTTTATCTTCGCATTTTACTCAGACAACCAAAAAATCACAATCTTTAGATTATCAGATATATTTCCCTCGTTTAAAAGTATATTATAAGATGTATCACTGATACatacttacattttaaactttgtaGTCAGAAATATCCTTTCGACTCAAACAGCATTGAGATGACAAGTCTCAAGATTTACCTCAAAGCAGCGAGTAAAAGAAATTGAACAGTTAATGAGGATGTAGAATCTTACACGGAAGCTAATTATTTAGAAGATTGCTTCCTGCTTCCCTAGGCCTAGTAGATAAAAGAGGCGAATTAATGTTTTTCTAACCAGTCTGAGGTTGAAAGTAGTATTGGTGATATCATTGGTGAAAACTgttcttttaataaaaaattaaggtGTGAAACAAATGTATTGTCTACCGCTTATGGACGTTTATGGACGCTTGCGTCTACATAGGTGTCACACGTGCGTTGCTGATCCTTCATACGTTTCAATATGAACACAAAAATATGAACTGTGTGGATTGTAAAGTGTTTCTACTACCACACTTAAATATGTGACTATTTGATCTGTAAGTGTGACATCATGGGTATCATCAAACGTAGGATCCCACCTGGACCCCGTTTTACCTTCAAATGTATATGTCTCCTGACTGCCTTATTTAGTGGAAGCACTCTCATGTTCATTGTATCATCAAGGTCTAACAATACCTTGTTCTTAATATCAGAAGACTATGAGGATTTGTATGAGAACCAAGATTATAACGAAGAATATGAATCTGAAAATGCCAGTACTATCCATATGGAGGGATGTCGCATACCTTTCATGAACACAGTTGAAGAATCTGTGCGGGAATTCATACCTTTAAACTATCCCAATGATATGGAATCCTGTAAAGGTAATCCTTTGGTGGAATCAAATAAGACTCACATTTGGATTAAAATGGAAAatataaagtattataaaatagaCGATCCAAATAACCTGATATGCTGTTACAAATCGTTTTATCGTCCAACCCAGATAGATGATATAACCGCAACAAATAACGATGAAAGAGTGAAATATaacaaatgtatatattttaatgacacaATAGAAGTTGCTCATGAATTTGTTAGAATTATTTGCGGAGATAATGAAACTGTATTTGatacttttcttatttttgctCGCGAGAAAGAAGCCAGCAAAGATTATAAGGCTCAAAAAGATTTACCTTACAACGTGTTAATTTTAGGCATAGATTCTGTGTCGAGATTAAATTTCCACAGAACGATGGCTAAAACGGCAGCTTATTTGAAAAACTTGGATGCCGTAGAGCTGTATGGATACAATAAAATAGGAGACAACACATTTCCGAATCTGATAGCTGTGCTACTTGGGAAGAAAGATACAGAACTGGAAGATACATGTCTTCCAAGTACACGAGCTTTTTTCGACAATTGTCCCTTCATCTGGGAGCGCTTCCAACGAGCTGGATACTCGACCGCCTTGGCAGAGGACAACGCATCCATGGGCATGTTTGACTTCGTGAAACGGGGCTTTGTGGGGTTTCCTACTGATTACTATTTTCACACTTTCATCCACCAAGCTGAACATCACGCTGGCACAAATAAGGATAATCACGCTTTCCTCTGCATGAATGAAAAATTCTTCTTCAAAATCCTCCTGGACTATGTCGAAGATTTGGCAACAACTTTGAAGAGTAAACTATTCGGATTCTTTTGGGAAATCACTATGAGTCACGGTAGATTAAACTATCCAATGGTAATGGATGAAAGTTATACCAATTTCTTTACCAAAATGCATGATTCTGGATATTTGAATGAAAGTATTATCATCTTCATGAGCGACCATGGCATGCGCTGGGGTGCATTTCGTCAAACCAGGCAAGGATATTTAGAAGACAGACTGCCTTTTGTATTTGCTTTATTTCCGCCATCATTTCGTGAAAAATACAGTTCGGCCTATgcgaatttaaaattaaatagccGTCGTCTAACCACACCTTTCGATATTCATTCTACATTACTTGATCTTGTAACTTTAGATAACATTGAAAATGAAAGAATAAATTTACGCGTCAACGAAAGTTATTCAAAACATCGTAACATCAGCTTATTTCTCCCTGTCCCAAGTAACAGGACATGTAGGTCAGCAGATATAGATGACCACTGGTGCGCGTGTCATAGTAGAGTGCCTGCATCTCGTGAAAGTTTGGAAGCCAAAGAAGCAGCTGAGTTTGTAGTGTCACATCTGAATGATATTCTCAAGGATTATCCTCAATGCGTTGAACTGAGATTGGCTGAGGTGATAAGTGTTACTGAGCTTCTCTTGTCTGGAAGTGatgattcaaaatggcgggagTTAAGCGTGGTAGTACGGACGTCGCCGGGGGGTGGTGTGTTCGAAGCAACAGTGGGGAGGGGAGCTGGACGCTGGTCGCTGGCTGGCGCCGTCAGTCGACTCAACTTCTATGGTGACCAGAGCCACTGTGTGCCGCATTATCAACTGAAGCTGTATTGCTATTGCAGTTGATTGGACATGTAAAGTGAAAGTGTAGGGACGATGAAACTATGATAACGTTATAGTGGAAAGTGTAAAGATAATTGAAAGGAAGCACAGACGTAAGCCAAGTAAACATAAAAGTAAAtgtatagattccaatttaaaTACTATTGTAGATTTCTTTGGCATCAACAGTAGAGGACGAATTTTGACAATTTTGGCTTTAATTAAAGCCCAACCAGAAATATATAATCATtctcaagagggcgctgttattctcatgtatagggtgacagttcagtttagtatgaaaaatttagttccaatgaaattccgcaatatggcgcataATCATATATTGCTGGTCACTTGGTCAGGCTTTAACCATTTTCTAATAGCTTTACGAAAATCCCAATATGCTCCTACTTACAAAAAAGCGTGGAAGATACTTTTGGCCGTTATTCTGTTCGCTACTGTTGATGCTAATAAGATTGTACCTTCATATTATTTAATGCAAATCCTTcctgtacattattttttactgGGATTCAACCACCTGTGTAAAGTACTTTTAAACAAAAAGTTCGACGTGCAATATCATCAAGTATGCAGAGTAAATCAGGTCGCGCGGGTCGCGTAGAGCCTTCTTACCAAGGAATCCGATCCTTGCCTAATGGGCCGTGAAGCAATCGCAAAAAACGTGTTTCTGACCTCCGCGGGGATATTTAGTTTAGACAGAGCTGACGAATCTATTTGGTTGAAAAAATGTCATTGTTAAATCATGGAGAAGACAAAATGAAAGGTTGAAAACAGAAAGATAAAATCACtcacatattattaaatatcgaGAAAATTGTTGTTGACTTAATCGATATGAACTAAGATTTAAATTGTTGGCAAGTTTACGTAGATAATTCAATAAACAGATAGATAATTTAGGATAATTTAAGCTAAAGACTAGATAAATGTtgactttataataataaatgactTAAGTGTAAACAAGTTGATTAACCAAATATCCAAGATGActtgtttgtcaaatctaaaaaaaaatgttacgatTACGTACTTAATCTATGTTACAATACACAGTTACCTACTCGTATTAGGTTCAAGCCTCTCCTGTGGATGTTCCCAAAGTTAGGCTTTAGCTTGTATTCTAACCCACACCCTCACACATAAAGGAATACTCCTCTCTTTCATTAACCTGtttgataaaattattaattaaatatatattcagCATCAAAAGTGGCGTATcagactaacggcccgattcgaactttaagaatcgtcaaacatttgctaaagatacgatatgaacTAGATATGTCagtttcaaaagtgacgtttcttcaaacttCGAACAAAAAcctcacttttgacattgacatatccaatccatatggCATATCTTCTTCTTCATATTTAAGAGCtgtgctcttgtcggtggagcaatCTCCAACTCGTCCGGTCCTCTGCCAACTCCTTAACCTTCTGGTATGACACGACCTGaaccttttcttttatttggttgaaatattttttctcggTCTTCCTCTTTTTCTCTTTCCCTCTATTTTACCTTCTATGGTGTTCTTAAGGTGTTCTTAAGGAACAGATCGTATCGTAGCAGATATCCAATTAGTACCTACCATCCTCTATTTTCTTTTGcctttattatatttcttttctCTTTAAACCTATCTAGAACTctcatatttgatatttttattgtcCAATTAATCCCTTCCATTCTCATCAACACCACATTTCGAAGCTTTCCAATCTTTCTTTATCTCTTTGTGTCAGTGTCCACGTTTCGCAGGCGTATAAGGCGATGCTTCAGATGGaggatttaataaaatgtttttagtataTGGTAtgctagacctaatatttgatgaGGTCTGTAAGTAAGTAGTCCCAATATTTTTTGTGTCCATTTTTTTGCTTaatgggtcaaacacattttagaaatagTTCACTTCTATGGAAAATACAATCAAAGCTAACGACTCTCGTATATAGATgtcccgtttttcttatttgagtctcaagtactgaccAAATGTAAAGGTAAAGGTGCcgcgtaaaaattagctttaggtTTATGTcaacaggaaagacgcgaacgagtttgcAAAAAAAGGGGATGATCTTATATATCCTGCCTGCTTACTTTCCTCGAGTCCTAATACACAAGTTCATTAGCCTCATTCATTGAgctaattattaattagtaGACGTGAGAGAGTGCAGTGGGCTCTGCTGAAAACGCGGACCACCGGCCGGGGGAGATGCGCAAACGCATGGCATGTGCAAGAAAGAATGGACGCGGCATCTTATAGTTACTCtgcacgatggcccagcgctggaccagcgagatggccacgcgatggttatggctcctctaccagcgctggaccagcgaaatGGCCATGCGATGCGAATGGTTCATCGTGTAGAGGATCATTAAGATCTTTACTGTACAGGTTTCAcgtgaaaatttaattaaaaggaGCATGaaactaaacataatttaaattaaagaaaacgAATTAGCTTAGCGTGAAATAATTCTCAAAGCGCTATCTAGATTGGATTTCAATATAAATggcaaaaatgtaaacaaatatggcTACTGATTTGACTAGAATTTTAAACGTACCTATATCgaattaggtacttaatatttaaatatttttaacgaaGTTTCttcaaattgaaatattaatcaaacagatattttaaatgaaataaggtacgttaaaatttcaaaataccATCAGTAATCATTTTCTTATTACAATATTGTTCTATTATGTAAAGCTCTTCAAATTGAATAATGATTGACTTATCAAATCAAACACAAGCAGGTTATGAATTGTACATATAATCTTAAAGAATACACCTGTTAATAaccctattttattatttatttattttactccttaatcatttatttatttttcacataatatctaaaatatctaaaaattagTGAACTTTAAAGTGGTTGTTCATTTTAATTCAACTTTTTTAAGTTGAATTAAAAAGAACTACACAGAAGACAGAATAATGATAAtgatgtacttaataatgatcATTACACAACATCAAGATACCGCATCCAACCTTCCTGTCTCCACGTCCCACCGGGCCACCTACACTCGGGTGTCTTAAATTTCACGCGACTCGTGAAAACCATATCGCGGGTTCCGTTCCCGGCCGGTGTCGGGTCCCGACTGGTTCCACTACCTAGATTTAATGGAAAGTCTATGACTACATCGAGTGCAAAGTTGGTTATAAAAGATCTGGGATATGAGTAGGTATATAACTTAAATCCCTACTACATATAAGGATGTTACCTACTACAGTGTTGtgtatttaatagtacattacgatacaagtgcgaaaaatgggaaattcgcaacaagtaacgatacatacatatgtataacaaacacgaccgaagggagtgctttaaatcgacacgaattgcgaattacctatttgcacatgtatcgtacaacgttttacagtaggtaagtacataatatatagcCCTTTAAATTGTCGACATAGCTACGTAATGTGCtatttatcgcactagtgcgctaaagtactgtaaaataaattatttcacaacatgcacgaaataaagcaccagaaaatAGTCAGAATAACGTAGAgagtagataaataaataaataaattattacacaaattgactaagtcccacagtaagctcaataaggcttgtgttgagggtacttagacaaagatatatataatatataaatacttaaatacatataaaacacccatgacttactTCCAATTGGATATTCTTcttatttgaaaattatttgtgaATGCAATCTTCTAAACAATCAAAGTAATGACGTCATAACCATAACTTTATTTCAGTCAATACCTAGTTCAAGtttgattttcatttcatattagTCTGACATTTATTAAGCACTATAAGTTGTGCTTACAAAAACTTGACTTATTTAGTGAATAAATCTAGAATTGACATTTtaaacccgggtacgtccttaaactacgtccaaaagagaggtatgggtattgtgaatgtcatatcgctttgtgtggtagggcacagccagtggatgtcattccagatctagagcagagcccaactggaaagtacctccaccttaccgaaaacagcagccaaataacactagaccctactcagtgttgtgttcctgccggtgagtaaggttgccagagctcaacgaggggggcgggttaccccttatagtttcgtcatgtctgtctgtccgaggctttgctccgtggtcgtgagtgctaaagctgaaatttggcatggatgtataaatcaataaatccgacaaagtcgtacaataaaatctaaatttttttttagggtacctcccctacacgtatagtgggggtaatttttttttttgcttgaaccctacagtgtggggtatcgttggaaaggtatttcaaaacgaataggggtcttcaacaatcattttttgataaagtgaatatattcggcgATAACcgatccgaaagaaaaaaaatgcccccccccccccctctaacttttgaaccgtaggttcaaaaaatatgaaaaaaaccgggcaagtgcgagttggacgaaggtttccgtaccattatttataaaaacggcaaaaaaatatgtttgttgtatgggagccccctttaaatatttattttattctttttttagtatttattgttatagcggcaacagaaatacaccatctgtgaaaatttcaactctctagctatcacggttcatgagatacagcctagtgacagacggacggacggacggacggtcggacagcgaagtctcagtaatagggtcccgtttgaccctttgggtacggaaccctaggaAAATCGTGGAAGCagagcttaagaaaaacattaaatgaaacctatagcatgatcagtttagctgtttttgagttatctcaaaatgtttccccttcatagtaaaaagacgtacatccacagttcatcccttggttaacaatctactatactttaagcttcagtttagcttattgtgacggaagagtaactacggaaccctactctgagcatggcccggcatgctcttggctggtttatttatttatttaatagaagacgatacaagctttgcttagtttggggctaggttagggattgcaatccggtccggcggatccggtaatccggccggatccggcacttttcaggagctaccggatccggtaaaaatcaccggatccggaccggatccggaataataaaaaaaacgcctaaatacagcacgcgctgtgcgtttcagatgaggaaaaggcaacggatacgaggtatgaagttgaacagaacaaaaaacgaatgaaaaagtttaaatttagtaagataaaaatatatttattatgacgatgactgggaacagaagaggatttcttcttctttcatgttggtggcacgatatgacgattacataaatactgtaatagaaggaaaaatgaaaggatggagatgccatagaaggcatttgtaatttatgctaaagagaaggttaatgtcgtgtcataatgttgtgataggagattaaccgactacagttgggctcatcaatatgtgtgaatgaataatatatgataatattgataatctttagttttctccgatatataagataaaatatagattcttttctattcaaatttaagagagaatcttttgtctttactaTTTCATCCAATCtaatgcaatttccttcatctcctggtacatgctactctacgtctagccaattctttatttgatctatgtaactattcttagggagtccctttccgagatggttttcaatcatacattctattatttttcgcatgagatcgtcgtgtcgtgtgttgttccttataatttgaccaatatacttttccataaattaaaaaaagtacaatttttttaagtcatacagtctactactttttcggacaaataaattagagcaagataatactagagcgcatttaaaatcctaattggttaaaagtaaaatatcttcgttaaaagtaataaataatagtaagcgtaggagtttaaaatagagttccggttactctggttataatattagcggaaaatcgttgagcattagactttttgtttgccgcgatatctattgtcgagtagcagcactgagagttccgctactcgatgctagatgtcgactacgaaaataataagcgttttgttaccaaaactgatgtatggagtgagcactctatgtacttcttatttctctatgctagaatggatgtcaacgttagagtttgtgaggaaagagaagagtcgtggaatgtatggggcccaatacattccacgactcttctctttccgaacagactctacaaagaattcaatcaaagaacagttacgaaaacttgtcctttcaaggagctccaattctcaccccacatcccatcatcaggctttggaaactaatcaaatttatagttgtaaacgaaaatttgagcactttagaatggttaaatataataaattaccgatttaaaaattttgtttttaaaatgatattgacattgtgacactttttaataccaagttctattttattgttaagaagttatttattaacttcaaattatagattataaaaatatgtcatttaattaacttttatatccctataccaaaccggatccggtccggccggatccggccggactacggccaaaatccgtccggatccggccggattgaaaatcaatccggtttgcaatccctaggcTAGGTCGATCTGCATGTGGAAGATTGTGcccaaatgtttatttattatataaaaagatactcGTAGAGTGCGTTTAAGCCAACTATAAAAATGTCATTAAATAACAtcgtataattatttacatagaatttgataataatgatgattttttcaaattatgGCTCGAAGAGGaatcttggtctgactgtacTTAATTTCATGTTTTCGAACTAAGAAATTGGTCCTCCTGACAGCTAATGTAAATGTAAAGCTGATGGCCAGATAGACAGCCAGAGAGCAAACAGGTGAATCTGAAAAGTTCGcaactgtaataaaaaaataaaaataaaataaaaataaaaattatttattctcagacaattaatacagtccatatttgttagtatcaacttacaacctatgttatgttatgttaccttCCGCACAATAAATTGCATAAATTAAATAAGGTAACTTTAGATTGCTGATTATCTTGGCCGATTTACCGAACTGCACGTTTGTGAACATGCAATTCGGTAAATCGTCCCAAAATACCAGAATCTAACCGCTCGGCTATCATTTTCAGGATCCCGTTGGTGCTCCCGCGTATACGGTGTACCACTGATGCATTCTTTTTTCGCCTAATAGCATAAAAATCATCTACATGTGCATCCGCAAACATGCCAGAGGCAATGTAATATTTAACGATTCAAATTGAATGCACTAGATTCTGCTCCAGCaactaaatgaaaaaaaaaaacataatcccAAAAACAACATTTATCTATTgtctacttataaatatttaaggactGATGTATCGAAAAGGGACTTATCACGTAAATACACTACGTTTCATTTTTTTGTCACGAAGTTTGAACGTCAGCATATATAACTACCTAAAACCACTTTATTTTATCCGCCTACGTCAAAAACATgtgtagagtctgtgcggaaagaagGGTCGTGGACTatcctttagttcgttttcaTAATTACGATTTCGTAATTGGCTACGTAAGTGAAATTATTTTTCGCtgattcataattaattatcaaagaAGAATGGGAATCAACACAATCCATGATACTTGTCTTTCCGCGCAGAGTTTCTTAAAGTTTAATTGTATAatacaaacttattcttcgcaaaatattaatatcccGTACACACTTTTACGGAAGAATCCCCAAGGTCAACAACAAAGCGAACAGAATAGTCCCCGCAAAACTAGATCGAGAACTCTCTAACAATGCGGGGAGGAAATATGTAATGATGATTGGCCTTAAATTACCCTCTCAAAAGCGCCGACGTCCCGCTCACGCACCCCTGATCAACCGCCACTCGTCCCTCTCACGCCAACAGGGAATCTATATAAAGAACAACAGGTAGGCGCCCCGAGACATTCCCCCGTGGGACACCCGACTGTACGCACCTGTTCGAGCTTACGTAAACACACACGATGGCCGCCGAAACTTACGGACATCGCTTAATCTACTCCGAAAAAGACATGTTTCCGTCTGAAGTCATGTTGGAATATTCAACTGAAGACTGTTACCTGTCCTGGCCGAGATCTCCTGACTCTGGAAGGTCGAGTTTAGAGCCGACACCTTCCATGGACGGCAGCATCAACCAAGATTCTCCAAGCCATATTGCTTATCGAGGACTGTCGCGAGAAGTTTTCGAAGACAGTGCAGAAGACTCAGAGTTGCTGGAAGGTTCTGGAAAAAGGAGAGGACGAGCGACCAGCGCTGCTGTGTTGAAGAGGAGGCGTCTAGCTGCAAATGCGAGGGAAAGGAGGAGAATGCAGAACCTCAACAAGGCTTTCGACAGACTCCGAGGCCATCTTCCTTCGCTCGGCGCCGACCGTCAGCTGTCCAAATACGAAACTCTTCAGATGGCGCAAACGTACATCGCCGCTCTCTACGAATTGCTCCAATAGGTTATTACCCAGTGTGCCCAGTGTAGTGACATGCCAAAATTGTctagaaattataaatacagggattttatttattgtaaaaattaagtACCAGAATACTCAGTGTTACCAATTAAAGCACTTATTAATTGACTTTGCGGTTTAAAGTGAGGTGTCTTCTATCTTACACGCTTAccattttgtgttttttaattaagtttgcTTGTCAGTATCCGTCCTACcgatttaagttaattttagaGTAAGTAGTTACTTTTAAAGGGTTTTCATCTTGCCATGAAAGTATTATGTCCAAACATTCCTTGTAGTTAGGGACTTTGAAGTCAGTATTGTAGATAAATTGTTATTATGCTATTATGTAGTATATTCAGTGGATAGTAATATTAGTTATGGCAAATCCAGtcaaacaatgtttttatttgtaaatatacgATGTTTGAATTTTATGTGTGATTTTCTATTTGTGCTCTTGAACCCCTGATTTTTTAAAGTCGCAACAATTCGTGATTTTTCTCCAATATAAACGACACACAGTTAAGTTATCTatgatttatataaaatgtattgtaaaaaaatgatcaaactatcatatcatataaaaatatgataatattaattaatggtGGCATATCTGTGTTCGTTTATATAgtcgaaataaaatacatagcaaTGGGATCAAATTGCACATCAATATCTGATTATGAATGTCCAGATGATAAAGTAGTTGTTGAGACCTTTTCCATCATCCAGTTGAGTAAGTATACCTAAACTCAAGGTAAAttcaacataaaaaaataacataaaacaacgCATGCACCATAAATATTTGTCAccctctaataaataaaataaata harbors:
- the LOC133515777 gene encoding uncharacterized protein LOC133515777 gives rise to the protein MGIIKRRIPPGPRFTFKCICLLTALFSGSTLMFIVSSRSNNTLFLISEDYEDLYENQDYNEEYESENASTIHMEGCRIPFMNTVEESVREFIPLNYPNDMESCKGNPLVESNKTHIWIKMENIKYYKIDDPNNLICCYKSFYRPTQIDDITATNNDERVKYNKCIYFNDTIEVAHEFVRIICGDNETVFDTFLIFAREKEASKDYKAQKDLPYNVLILGIDSVSRLNFHRTMAKTAAYLKNLDAVELYGYNKIGDNTFPNLIAVLLGKKDTELEDTCLPSTRAFFDNCPFIWERFQRAGYSTALAEDNASMGMFDFVKRGFVGFPTDYYFHTFIHQAEHHAGTNKDNHAFLCMNEKFFFKILLDYVEDLATTLKSKLFGFFWEITMSHGRLNYPMVMDESYTNFFTKMHDSGYLNESIIIFMSDHGMRWGAFRQTRQGYLEDRLPFVFALFPPSFREKYSSAYANLKLNSRRLTTPFDIHSTLLDLVTLDNIENERINLRVNESYSKHRNISLFLPVPSNRTCRSADIDDHWCACHSRVPASRESLEAKEAAEFVVSHLNDILKDYPQCVELRLAEVISVTELLLSGSDDSKWRELSVVVRTSPGGGVFEATVGRGAGRWSLAGAVSRLNFYGDQSHCVPHYQLKLYCYCS
- the LOC133515779 gene encoding transcription factor ATOH1-like — its product is MAAETYGHRLIYSEKDMFPSEVMLEYSTEDCYLSWPRSPDSGRSSLEPTPSMDGSINQDSPSHIAYRGLSREVFEDSAEDSELLEGSGKRRGRATSAAVLKRRRLAANARERRRMQNLNKAFDRLRGHLPSLGADRQLSKYETLQMAQTYIAALYELLQ